From the Schistocerca piceifrons isolate TAMUIC-IGC-003096 chromosome 2, iqSchPice1.1, whole genome shotgun sequence genome, the window tagagacagtaccaccatcaagtgtgttcccCATGTGGTCCAgaagagtccaactgacctagtacacaatactttcaccagagggtgctgtcatcaaTTCCATGAtgcaatccaagatggtggggcaaAATGGTGAGAAAAGGACACACATCTTtaattaaacaatttgaggcagtacctccatccagtgtgttcaccatgggaTCTGaattccaactgacctagtacacagtactgccaccagagggtgctgtcatccatcCCGTGACCGAGTCCAAGATGGCGTTCCAGAGTGGGCGGAAATGGTGGGTCACACCGCTGCCGATGGCATGTGAAAGTCATGTCTACAGCTATAGTTCTTTGAGTGTTATGCTAATgccacatgtctatctaaataagcatCAAGTCATTCTTTGGGCTGTGcacgtgtgtttaccattgctgacgcGAAACCTGGACATACTGATGTCACAACTCGTGGTATAGAAATCTATTTGACTGCTTTCTCTCCATCGTGATACCAACGGCACATGCAAGATGCATCTAGCCATTCACGCATGGCTGACACATTGCTGCAAAATGCGTGCGCATAGCTACAAAGCATCGCaagcgcatctaacaaggttctcaatgttatactgatgtcacatagctatgtaaaataagaaccaagtcgacctctcggaaaatgtatagtgtcccagaaatagttaatgttggctttcttgatgtctcagcttgtctgcatgggaattcttgccctaacagaacctgtttacgaaaacagTGCAGAATTTCATCTTTTCCGCTGTACACCATCCCAAAATACTAAAATTCTCCATTTTATCATCTCAAGACTTTCTAAATCATTTGCTTCAGCGTTTACGGAACTAAGCTAAATCTAAGAAACACTAGTCTTAATACCAGCAAGCTAGAATTACCCGTATATAACATTCACCTTCAAAAATCAGTAAAAATACCTTCCTTCTTTGATCAAGAATGTATCTAATTGCATTCTCCACAGCTGAGCTCGTAATACACATAATGACTCCAGATGCAGAGGCTGAATTCAATATCATCCACCGTGTATTCCAAATAACATCTTCACTCATAGTATTAATTCTTTTGctgtaaatccataaattatcagaGACTCAGGTGTCCTCGAAGTACTGGAAGCATCTGGCACAGTTCAGCTTTCAGTCACTAGGACTGCTAGTGagccccccccccactcacaaccctcctcccccccccccccccccaagattctCAACACCCATTGGTTCACGCTGAGATCACATGATGTTGTGTCATCACATCTATATAAGGAATTGCTTTCCAACGCTTTCCAACAGCCTTTCTCACTCCGCTTTAGCTCGTCTCagcattctttcatgtgtgtgtgtgtgtgtgtgtgtgtgtgtgtgtgtctgtgtctgtgtgtctgtattCTTACACCATGAAGAGGAGCGGAAACGGTGTTGCTCACGATTCCAACGAGGTCAAAGGCGTCCGCTCAACCGAGACCCAGCGTAAGTTATGATtacctttttttgtgtgtgatcaaTCTTCAGCATGCAGAACTGAAAGTTGTTTCAGTTCTTGTGCTTTTGTGTCGCCGAAATTTTATTTCTGTCTCTCTCCTACACTATATTCGCTCCTTTCCTTTCAGCATTCGGGCTAGAGATGTTGAGAAAAACAGATCCGAAGTTTGCGGAGGAAATTAGAGAGCAACAGCAGTCTTCCTCACTTCAAAACCGTGATTCTGAATTTCTTTATCTTGTAATATTGTGGTTCCGTTTCTGCATCCTACTTTAGAGTTTATGTACAGACATCTGATCGAGATGGTATTACCTTGTGCAGTTATGCTTTAGAACATCTTTGTTTAATGGAGTTCCTTTGCTGCATTCATGTGCTTAATTTTACACGGTCTGTTGATGTGGATACGTCTGTAGATCCGCGTCCATCCTCCCTAGTGCCTGAGTGGGTACATGAAATTGCCGAGGAGCGGGGATACACAACGTCAAACTGGATGCAAGACATCCTCCTGGATGCAGATATTTGGGAGGAGATGCCGTCCTGGCGGCAGGGTGAATTAGgtaattaccattattattattattgctattatatgAACAAGTGTTCTCTTCCTCATACAATGTGGATGTGGGTACTTATTGATCCCATCCTATCTTTACAGAACCACCTTCTCAGCACATAGTGCGTGCTCCTGCAGCCTCCCCAGATGTACGCGGGGCTGCAAAAGCGACAGGTTCCCGCTGGCACACGTTGCCAGCTCGCACCCCTTTGTCGGCTGCTCTGCAGAGGTTGCAGGCAGCTGCAGGCGCCTCTGCAAGTGGTTGCGGGCTAAGTGACACTGGGGCAAGTCCACAGAAAAGAGCTAGCATCATCTGTTATGCTCCGCCTACACCCAGCCCAGGTTGCTCTCACTGGgaagcggccgccgccgccgccgccgccgccgctaccgccGCCTCTGCCCCTGGTCCCGACCCTGCCCCGGCTGTGGCTGCCACAGCGTCGCTCTGACGTCCATGGGCCGCCCTCCCTCAGGCTAGCAGGTTAGGGCATCAGCATACAGGATGCTCGCAGCTGCCCGATTCCACAGCGTCTCCTCCTCTGCTGTCACATCCTCGCCGATCACGTGATGTACAGCACACACTCCTGTCGACCTTGCCAACTCCATCGACTAGTTGTAGTTATAATATTAGGAATAAAGAAAATCCTATGGCTAGTGCCAGTTCCCTctcccgtccttttagtgaaggacattaGGTCAATGATAGCAGACCGCAGTTGGTGTACTCGGTGATTGCAGACGCTTTTGTGGAGTGATTCTCGTTCACCAGGATCGAGAACCTGGCAGGAGGGTACCACGACCCTGTTGGATTTCTAAGGGCATGCCTTCCTGTCATGGAAatggagctcctcaaggtagtcaatgatctgcagtatcccgccattaaatgcagtgcagtgctttgcatcgaattatcacattccccccccccccccccccccccccaccaccaaagTTGAGTCACCTGTTGAATAGACGagtcttcattatctttggagGGAAAATGGCGTGATAACACGGACCACATCAACTGCTgaatggtttcgtaaatccaccttgagtgctatattgGGCcggttttctgagatggaagtgaGAGGCTCAGCTTAAACACTCAGCAGAAATCTACACCTGGACGTCCACACACGTGactatgatccaatgaatggagggtctagctatatcaagctctctgaagatatagctaacaagcaggcatgtattaatgtcgaaaatagataTGATCATGCTTGTTTTCCATTGTCGtcagccccctccatttctcaaaatttgccagtgagccTTAGCTTcgcaacatgctgctcttctctgaaggtccaagaatgctcaccaccaggagcgatgcccgtTTGTATGGTACGCTGACTTTGAATGTCTCCTTGCTCCTGTGACCCGCTTtgaaggtgaccctacagcctcacataccacctttacagaTAAACACATACCTTATGcggcagtgtaccaaattgtatcatcatatgattccagtcttaactgCTACAAATCTTACATCGGGGACAGCCCTgaagtttggctgctcactgagctcgaaaaattttcatgagaggttgataagctttacagcggcAATgtgcccatgaccaaatcgaaggagaatgaagatttgtataataacgtggttgattgtcatatttgtgggctgccgttagacagaaaagccGAAACTGCTTGCAGGGACTACCgtcatcttacagggaaattcCATGGTGCATCTCACAAtacgtgcaatttgaagtaccagctacctagacacatacccgttttcttccacaatttaaatgGGTATGATGCTCATTTtatagttgagcacttggctgatttcggttaGGATAAAGATCAGGTCAGTGCCCTACCTGAGAgtatcgagaaatacatttcattatccAAACGAATTACGCCAAGAATTATGCTCTGCTTccttaatacactacattttatgCAGGCATCACTCCAGAAACTAGTTGAAACTCAACCCCGaggggatatgcatatcactcaagctgcattttccgatgaggaaaagtttcaacttgtaacTAGGAGAGGGACTTTTCCATATGactatgtggatagtatggcaaaattcaacgaaaccaggctacccgacatacctgcattctccagcaaccttacaggcgatgccataacatatgcagagtatgagcatgccatgaatgtctggtgTGAATTAAATctttccactttaggagagtatgcacgGCTTTACATAGACACAGACGAGcacttgcttgcggacgttttcgagaaattccggagtctatgcatgatcacatattctctggatcccgccttttattacaagGCACCTGGGTTCTCTTGGGACTCAATGCTCAAGAGaacgaagtgcagcattgaattattaACCGATGCCGATATGCTTCTTCCCTTTGAGGGATCTGTTGGGaattttgccaatgtgtccataggcacgcaAAGGCAAATAACCcgtggatgggtgacaggttcaatgcatcccttgatttgagttacataatgtacctggacGTAAATAACTTATATAGGCacgccatgcagcaatcactgccgattggcgAGTTTCGATGGGTGTCCAAAGCGAATGCAAGGGATTATGTGGAAAAATCTTGGGggatatggcagctgattctgatgtagggtatgtggtggaggcagaactcacataccctattagtttgcatgatgcacacaccaatttgccactgtgtccagagcaactagttccgcgagGAGGCTCCATGCCAAAACTGATGTTAACACTGGGGGATAAGTGGACGGACATACATAATTCATATCGTTATCTCCAGCAGTATCTCAgattgggtatggagctggttagaatcacccaggctGTCTCTTTCAAGCAGTcctcctggttgaaggagtatattgatctgaatatgagacagagagcttccacgacatgtgactttgagaaagatttttataaattaatgaataattcaatttatggtaaaacaatggagaatttgagagaACGACATGAAACTTTGATTAGAACCGAAAggatggcgtaagaaaatgcattgccagaccaaattttaagtgggtcaccatattcaaaagaactttgttgttgtggagatggcgaagactgcagtagagtttatgaaacgtATTTATGTGGGGACTTACAGACTTATCCAAATTCCACATGTACCGCTTCCATTATGTGTTTGagaaaactcattttgcagatcctaaattattttatatggatacagatagcttcatctgttgggtgaagaactgcgatccatatgaattAATTACGTGccatggtaatgaattcgacacgtcctcatgcacggccgataatccttatggtatttgGTTTTTGGTCTTATGAAGGACAAGGcaaatggattgccgattgtgcaGTTTGTAAGTGTACACTCAAAAATGTATGAGTATTGCACATTGGAAGGTACCACCAAGAGGTGGGCTAAGGGTGTGTGTCatatggcatcgagagccctctgTATTAAAGACTATTTGCGGTGGCCGTGCAGTGGTGTTCGCAACCACTGCTTATGGTACGGCAGACCAGTATTCGATCAAGAGGACAGGAGGTGtatactgtgctgcagtctaaaatcggtctgtcaccttatgacgataaaagggtcatttgcgATGACAGGATTGAaactctcccatactcacactacttACTTGTTgcgagagaagggggaggggggactctgattgagtgatagtgagagagtgagagagagagaatgtgtggaaaagaaaggatgccagtgaaagaaagaaaaaaagcataaacaaaaaaagcaaaaaatagaAAAGAATTATATATTGATTTATTTGTTCATTCGCAACGGATGTGTAGCCTGTAAATATATGTATGCACCCTGTGCATGTTGTAAATCGAATAGCTTTAAAGTTTTTCACCTGCCACTAGGcatccaagtcagaatagttttaagtgtatatagctcacagtccatcagaattctTATTTTAAAAACCTTTATTATTGTGGactgttgaaattagattctaagtgtgtgcagtccatcagaattattgtaaaagctatggtACTGGGGTTGTtgaatttagttgtagtaaagaAAAATCCTACCAGTGTTAGTGATGTAGTGAGTAAGTTAAAAGCATTTCTGCAATGGAATAGCAGAGTCAATTtatacctcaagaatactatattgtaTCTCAAAAAAACTTcattgtacctcaagaattatattgtatctcaataactacactcctggaaatggaaaaaagaacacattgacaccggtgtgtcagacccaccatacttgctccggacactgcgagagggctttacaagcaatgatcacacgcacggcacagcggacacaccaggaatcgcggtgttggccgtcgaatggcgctagctgcgcagcatttgtgcaccgccgccgtcagtgtcagccagtttgccgtggcatacggagctccatcgcagtctttaacactggtagcatgccgcgacagcgtggacgtgaaccgtatgtgcagttgacggactttgagcgagggcgtatagtgggcatgcgggaggccgggtggacgtaccgctgaattgctcaacacgtggggcgtgaggtctccacagtacatcgatgttgtcgccagtggtcggcggaaggtgcacgtgcccgtcgacctgggaccggaccgcagcgatgcacggatgcacgccaagaccgtaggatcctacgcagtgccgtaggggaccgcaccgccacttcccagcaaattagggacactgttgctcctggggtatcggcgaggaccattcgcaaccgtctccatgaagctgggctacggtcccgcacaccgttaggccgtcttccgctcacgccccaacatcgtgcagcccgcctccagtggtgtcgtgacaagcgtgaatggagggacgaatggagacgtgtcgtcttcagcgatgagtgtcgcttctgccttggtgccaatgatggtcgtatgcgtgtttggcgccatgcaggtgagcgccacaatcaggactgcatacgaccgaggcacacagggccaacacccggcatcatggtgtggggagcgatctcctacactggccgtacaccactggtgatcgtcgaggggacactgaatagtgcacggtacatccaaacagtcatcgaacccatcgttctaccattcctagaccggcaagggaacttgctgttccaacaggacaatgcacgtccgcatgtatcccgtgccacccaacgtgctctagaaggtgtaagtcaactaccctggccagcaagatctccggatctgtcccccattgagcatgtttgggactggatgaaacgtcgtctcacgcggtctgcacgtccagcacgaacgctggtccaactgaggcgccaggtggcaatggcatggcaagccgttccacaggactacatccagcatctctacgatcgtctccatggatgaatagcagcctgcattgctgcgaaaggtggatatacagtgtactagtgccgacattgtgcatgctctgttgcctgtgtctatgtacctgtggttctgtcagtgtgatcatgtgatgtatctgaccccaggaatgtgccaataaagtttccccttcctgggacaatgaattcacggtgttcttatttcaatttccaggagtgtgtattgtatttgtgtgaactgaataaaccaagaaaaaaaattagtcaccatacgtctttgttgttgttgttgttattgttgttatttacaagAAACCATATCCCctattgcattatgtatgtatatgtatataaaggcTATGCAggtcacaaatgacattagttttgctgaagatgagtgctattaaggggGTGAAGTTTAATATGGAagttaacaaaatatatagaatggttacATGGAATTATGCCTATCGTGCAGcacgaattgggttatgggagGAGGAGGCACATGACCTTGTCTGCTTCCAAAGATATacagcagacatgtctaaaataatatctcctgtgcttgaacaaAACCACAGATATAGCATGCGGTTAAAAATGTACACTATCACAGAGGGAACAGGGTTGAGGAAGAAGAATACAGagtttgtgaggtaaaaattcatttctttctcgtccaacttaaaagtaatttaacattttcataagcagacacagcaaaacttttttcatacatgttcttgagtcgatggagagaaggacatctgtagaattccaggtcttgaatagcagcaaacttacaGATTCAacacatccatgagatcttctccttccccttcacgtagacGATGATATCCATGTAATCGAATAATTTAAGTGCCCTcatcatatctttatagggtatgccaggatcatcccagtgaattccatggtagaaatgtattaaccactttgcactccatGTCTTAACACACTTCATATACTTGAAAGACctcagtgatgcaatgtttgctcagaatgtctctattattataGCATCTTGTTTGTACGCTTCAAACGCAACatatttaaatatgaactgtctacgctcaccatcatagaaaccctgagcatccgcaatgatgttcacaccttgagatgccattgtgaaatgctctaggtatggtaCAACACCTAGTAAtgtatacagctcgttgcacaacatcGGTGAATGGCCAGTAGTTGATCACATGGTCaagtagaactagagcatacgtgGCAGTGTGTTCTGAGAGATTTGTCAAAGATTCAAATTAAATTCACATGTCTATAGGTCCAGAtctaattatctcgttctgtttctaGCAGTCTATTATGATTATCGGTGAAAGTTCCTTGAACTtacgtggactgagtagacaccctcctccctATCCTTCAGCAATTTCGTAGTGAGAAGcatgaaaccttgcatacatgtcataagcTCGACTGCATACATTTTGTTTCCACTGCa encodes:
- the LOC124775493 gene encoding forkhead box protein D1-like, coding for MQDILLDADIWEEMPSWRQGELEPPSQHIVRAPAASPDVRGAAKATGSRWHTLPARTPLSAALQRLQAAAGASASGCGLSDTGASPQKRASIICYAPPTPSPGCSHWEAAAAAAAAAATAASAPGPDPAPAVAATASL